In Cryptococcus gattii WM276 chromosome N, complete sequence, a single window of DNA contains:
- a CDS encoding RAB-protein geranylgeranyltransferase, putative (Similar to TIGR gene model, INSD accession AAW47017.1), whose translation MHGVKRSRLTPQAAEAKRLKEQSKIEGYLALEKDVLARKSAKEYSEEALGKTTELLDLNPEFYTIWNYRRNILLSLFPDLTAEEVVGHLTTDLRLTTAYLLVHPKVYWIWNHRKWCLESVPAGPGESNEWKAKFWDGELKLVEKMLDADPRNFHAWGYRRYVLSSMPVQRPLTDELKYTQSKIESNFSNFSAWHYRTKTLAAIWEENDASPEDVKKARDKEFELVTQALWTDPGDQSGWLYHSWLIGQKPPLDTLQRELKNIQELFDMEPNSKWCINALAQYTLLLAKQPSTAPEEADKLRKEAKRLYEILIEVDADRKERYRDMAASCT comes from the exons ATG CACGGAGTCAAGCGAAGTCGACTTACACCTCAAGCAGCTGAGGCAAAACGTCTGAAGGAACAAAGCAAGATTGAAGGATACCTTGCCCTCGAGAAGGACGTCCTTGCAAGA AAATCGGCAAAGGAATACTCTGAAGAGGCCTTGGGGAAAACTACAGAGCTGCTTGATTTGAACCCCGAATTCTACACTATCTGGAACTATCGTCGAAACATCTTATTATCTCTTTTCCCTGATTT GACTGCGGAGGAAGTAGTTGGGCATTTGACAACTGATCTACGATTGACGACCGCCTACCTTCTCGTTCATCCAAAGGTTTATTGGATATGGAATCATCGTAAATGGTGCTTAGAATCCGTACCCGCAGGACCTGGAGAGTCTAATGAATGGAAAGCAAAATTTTGGGATGGGGAGTTGAAAttggtggagaagatgttGGACGCAGATCCCCGAAATT TCCACGCCTGGGGATACAGGCGATACGTTTTGTCTTCGATGCCCGTTCAGCGGCCGCTAACGGATGAGCTAAAATACACTCAGTCCAAAATTGAGTCCAACTTCTCCAACTTTTCAGCATGGCATTACAGAACTAAGACGCTGGCGGCAATCTGGGAAGAAAATGATGCAAGCCCGGAGGATGTCAAGAAGGCAAGGGATAAAGAGTTTGAGCTTGTCACGCAAGCTCTGTGGACTGATCCAGGGGATCAAAGCGGCTGGCTATATCACTCTTGGCTCATTGGGCAAA AGCCGCCACTCGACACTCTTCAACGTGAATTGAAGAATATTCAGGAGCTTTTCGATATGGAACCTAACTCGAAGT GGTGCATCAACGCTCTTGCACAGTatactcttcttcttgctaAGCAACCATCCACCGCTCCTGAAGAAGCAGATAAGCTTCGCAAAGAAGCGAAGAGATTGTATGAGATACTTATAGAAGTTGATGCCGATCGGAAAGAAAGATATAGGGATATGG CTGCTTCGTGTACTTGA
- a CDS encoding Protein kinase, putative (Similar to TIGR gene model, INSD accession AAW47139.1): protein MSCRDSGYDNEIPQVIAGRYEVKVEKQIADTNAGGVFPAIDTNTGQEVAIKIEHRLAHRRELDGEYLIYRRVSLNVPNAHTIPSIRWYGKEGNYRALVMDMLGPTLQDLFQSHDGPFSLKTVLMIADQLISRVEYLHSQLYIHRGIKPDNFCVGLQDQRKIYMIDLAFGKRYMDPKLKWHIHYLENRWGFANSNWCSLNVSEGIRATRRDDLESLGYMFVFFLKGSLPWHDESDPLDKASIKRKPLEDLCQGLPKQFLMYLHYCRALRFDGDPDYKNIRQLFRRLFLEKGYEYDWEFDWCKKPNKESVAQENGSEVGEDNKVPLEAHDKKNGSNAEKRDDISKEIDEESNNISKADTDRSEISPIDNTGLKQVNEAKKYQEAQTEMEAPSQNANSDDDHVNADEPDGRNDLQEGEKRLRRSVRLKEKAIGKP from the exons ATGTCTTGTCGAGATAGCGGGTATGACAACGAAATCCCCCAAGTCATCGCTGGGAGATACGAAGTTAAGGTCGAGAAGCAAATTGCTGACACCAATGCAG GAGGCGTCTTTCCAGCGATTGATACTAACACTGGACAAGAAGTTGCAATCAAAATTGAACACCGGCTGGCACATCGCCGTGAACTTGACGGGGAGTATCTCATCTACAGGAGGGTCTCTCTGAACGTGCCCAATGCACATACAATCCCCTCCATCAGGTGGTATGGCAAAGAAGGGAATTATCGTGCTCTCGTGATGGATATGCTCGGCCCCACTCTGCAGGATCTTTTTCAGTCGCATGATGGCCCGTTCAGCCTTAAGACGGTCTTGATGATCGCCGATCAACTCATCTCTCGTGTCGAGTACCTTCATAGTCAATTATATATTCACCGGGGAATCAAGCCTGATAACTTTTGTGTTGGACTTCAAGATCAGCGAAAAATCTACATGATTGATCTGGCTTTTGGAAAGCGGTACATGGATCCCAAACTGAAATGGCATATACATTACTTGGAGAACCGGTGGGGCTTCGCAAACTCCAATTGGTGTTCTCTCAACGTGTCAGAAGGAATTAGGGCTACCAGAAGAGACGACTTGGAATCATTGGGATATATGTTTGTG TTTTTCCTAAAAGGTTCTTTGCCATGGCATGATGAGTCTGATCCGCTCGACAAGGCATCTATAA AGAGAAAGCCTCTCGAAGACTTATGCCAAGGACTCCCAAAACAGTTCCTCATGTATCTTCATTACTGTCGAGCTTTACGTTTTGATGGTGATCCAGACTATAAAAATATTCGTCAGCTCTTCCGTCGGCTCTTTCTCGAGAAAGGTTACGAGTATGATTGGGAATTTGATTGGTGCAAGAAGCCGAACAAGGAAAGTGTGGCACAAGAGAACGGCAGTGAAGTAGGCGAAGATAACAAAGTGCCGTTGGAAGCACATGACAAGAAAAATGGCAGTAATGCGGAGAAGCGGGACGACATCTCGAAGGAGATCGATGAGGAATCCAATAACATTTCCAAGGCGGATACCGATCGATCAGAGATCTCACCAATCGACAATACGGGTCTCAAGCAAGTCAACGAAGCAAAAAAATATCAAGAAGCTCAAACCGAAATGGAAGCACCCAGTCAGAATGCCAATTCCGATGACGATCATGTCAACGCCGACGAACCGGATGGCAGAAATGACCTgcaagaaggagaaaaaaggCTTAGAAGGAGCGTTCGATTGAAAGAAAAGGCGATTGGAAAGCCTTAA
- a CDS encoding uncharacterized protein (Similar to TIGR gene model, INSD accession AAW47131.1), which translates to MVAPGRMVTSSRRIGRVTNKTKLIIYRGSDKVDTSAAETVLWDQEAGGAGKDSTKHQHIGATGVESGELLEHHLQAALSSASLLHSSNKPSSPKSVKEAPDAALNYHIPTPDATGLVSDTVFSQLYQRIKYVEPYNFIRFSDTVEESSCGWGGLGYCMDDADERWLNDFNSKAEGSSGDVKSDKEQGRGMRVKGKDKEKEKGDAPAPLVISEDMFEYIMGVFEKYTEENAPMLHTDLSLLPPFSAVEGMFSSPISPAFLPSNETPKELGDLKACARMARNVYPHWKSRREQRQGKSILPQLNYDETNDNDPYVCFRRRDIRATRKTRRTDNFSIEQFQKLQFELRSAYALANRVLTREREKKSLYEAEKELWEARWKLFETKRRWPSLGMTSDEEHKITGRPTIVPPIQVPSLSGQTPLTSGQSSSHMRKRTEKDREERVQRERYDAQRNAERSGVLSGRSNAPDALKERLQALQQKMEEMLANKKEQDAHWDDSTDSPYQPLPPSSSVHAFRSLFVLDPCRAQCKDSETGSEILHPESFRIRRGRGGIVRLDRRTSGYAHRRGIQPTSPSEYPTWLFPDIAPRRSEKKRPRSIDEVEEEVREQSPKAMRKDLNETWRYDVDRGGAVGVGMGLEEDYDRVIIDDLEAKYIRHRISLLHESDCVKLRPDNYILDQTREALDAAADAKPPPAPIFQKPPAPQPNPQLLAAHLQQQQMLAQQQQMEQFQRFQLMAQQQAMAQAQAQAQAQAQAQAQAQAQAQAQVQAQGQGHPQAHLQAHPQSVPQPNGISSPMPNAQQMLPPSDGVAKQLKLPPHAVARLGVAMANANANANGGLHVLQQQQHAQTSQQ; encoded by the exons ATGGTCGCCCCCGGCAGAATGGTCACCTCGTCCCGCCGAATAGGGCGGGTGACCAACAAGACCAAGCTTATAATCTATCGCGGCTCAGACAAGGTCGACACTTCAGCGGCGGAAACGGTCCTCTGGGACCAGGAAGCCGGTGGAGCCGGGAAAGACAGCACCAAACATCAGCACATCGGTGCAACCGGTGTCGAGTCTGGTGAACTACTG GAACACCATCTTCAAGCAGCGTTGTCGTCCGCTTCCCTTCTCCATTCCAGCAACAAACCTTCGTCGCCGAAATCAGTCAAGGAGGCACCAGATGCTGCGCTCAACTATCATATTCCTACACCAGACGCTACAGGTCTTGTCTCCGATACAGTTTTCAGCCAACTCTATCAGCGTATCAAGTATGTTGAACCTTACAATTTCATCAGGTTCTCGGATACGGTCGAGGAAAGCAGTTGCGGATGGGGAGGACTAGGTTACTGCATGGATGACGCGGATGAGCGATGGCTCAACGACTTCAACTCGAAAGCCGAGGGATCGAGTGGGGACGTGAAGTCCGACAAGGAGCAGGGACGAGGGATGAGGGTAAAGGGTAAagacaaggagaaggaaaaaggtGATGCTCCGGCTCCCTTGGTCATATCTGAGGATATGTTTGAGTATATCATGGGCGTGTTTGAAAAATATACCGAAGAGAATGCGCCAATGCTTCACACC GActtatctcttcttcccccATTCTCTGCTGTCGAGGGTATGTTCTCGTCGCCGATCTCACCTGCATTCTTGCCCAGCAATGAAACACCCAAGGAACTGGGCGACCTCAAGGCTTGTGCCAGGATGGCAAGAAATGTCTACCCCCATTGGAAATCTCGAAGAGAACAGCGGCAAGGGAAGTCCATACTCCCCCAGCTCAACTATGACGAAACCAACGACAACGACCCTTACGTCTGTTTCCGTCGACGGGACATCCGAGCTACCCGTAAAACCCGTCGTACCGACAACTTTTCCATTGAACAATTTCAGAAACTTCAGTTCGAGCTGCGCAGTGCTTATGCTCTTGCAAACCGTGTGCTCACTCGTGAACGCGAGAAAAAATCGCTGTATGAGGCTGAAAAGGAACTCTGGGAAGCGAGATGGAAGTTGTTTGAAACCAAGAGACGCTGGCCAAGCTTGGGTATGACTAGCGATGAGGAACACAAGATAACCGGCAGACCAACAATCGTCCCCCCAATCCAAGTTCCTTCCCTCTCTGGTCAAACTCCTCTTACATCGGGTCAATCATCTTCGCACATGCGCAAGAGAACTGAAAAGGATCGAGAAGAGAGAGTTCAACGAGAGAGATATGACGCACAGAGAAATGCAGAGAGATCAGGTGTTCTCTCTGGCAGGTCGAACGCTCCGGATGCTCTGAAAGAAAGGTTACAGGCTCTGCAGCAGAAAATGGAGGAAATGTTGGCGAATAAGAAGGAGCAGGATGCGCACTGGGACGACTCTACAGAT TCCCCGTATCAACCATTACCACCTTCAAGCTCTGTACACGCTTTCCGGTCACTCTTCGTCCTTGATCCTTGTCGTGCGCAATGCAAAGACTCAGAGACTGGAAGCGAAATCCTTCATCCCGAATCATTCCGTATCCGCCGAGGTCGAGGAGGTATCGTCCGACTTGACCGACGCACTTCTGGCTACGCCCATCGCCGCGGCATTCAACCCACATCGCCTTCCGAATATCCTACATGGCTTTTCCCTGATATCGCTCCTCGTCGATCAGAAAAGAAAAGGCCTAGGTCCATTGATGAGgtcgaggaggaggtgCGGGAGCAATCGCCCAAGGCAATGAGGAAAGATCTGAATGAGACTTGGAGATATGATGTGGATAGAGGAGGCGCCGTGGGTGTGGGCATGgggttggaagaagattaCGACCGAGTCATCATCGATGATCTCGAGGCCAA ATACATTCGTCATCGCATTTCCTTACTCCACGAGAGTGACTGTGTTAAGCTTAGGCCAGATAATTATATCTTGGACCAAACACGCGAAGCTCTCGATGCCGCTGCTGATGCGAAACCTCCTCCCGCCCCAATCTTCCAGAAACCTCCTGCGCCTCAGCCGAATCCTCAACTCCTTGCAGCGCACTtgcaacaacaacaaatGTTGGcacagcagcagcagatGGAGCAGTTCCAGAGATTCCAGCTTATGGCCCAGCAGCAAGCTATGGCACAAGCCCAGGCCCAGGCCCAAGCACAAGCTCAGGCCCAAGCGCAAGCACAAGCACAAGCTCAAGCCCAGGTGCAAGCTCAGGGACAAGGACACCCTCAAGCCCACCTGCAAGCTCATCCACAAAGTGTTCCTCAGCCCAATGGCATCAGTTCCCCCATGCCGAATGCTCAACAAATGCTTCCACCGTCCGATGGTGTTGCAAAGCAACTCAAACTTCCGCCACATGCGGTCGCAAGGCTTGGAGTGGCGATGGCTAATGCGAACGCAAATGCCAATGGTGGTCTCCATGTGCtgcagcaacagcaacatGCGCAGACATCTCAACAGTGA
- a CDS encoding Hypothetical protein (Similar to SGTC gene model, INSD accession EAL17268.1; CNBN0950), whose translation MTEYWVSKKQYWCKYCNIWIRDDAPSRRQHETGLKHIGNKERFIRDLYRGGEKAKKEKAQEAAEMARIDAAAAAAYAHDTASGAVRSSSLASSSASPAPSSSTAKARDSRPKDKFSNYSTAAQLGFVDPDAEKSTYEIEQEIKGRAGEPGQWEEVVAPQPLTEAYSTSMNGAKRNREEEDEEGEGWKFEHKGKKPVHDPYDDDWDPSSLKGLKVKKKEEMLFGDKKMKVGGEVVKQEPSTQVWPQVQPKDEPGLQKEGWTGKIELTPKMKESGKVFIPGGGWVKVERSLAGGVKTEESETAEDVKADVDMKKLEKEASVETTAVTNEAMKEEPDLKPDVSAPEPTASGESMFKKRRPPPSNRKR comes from the exons ATGACAGA ATATTGGGTATCAAAAAAGCAGTACTGGTGCAAGTACTGTAACATTTGGATCAGAGATGACGCTCCT TCTCGAAGACAACATGAAACAGGTCTTAAGCATATCGGCAACAAAGAGAGATTCATCCGAGATCTTTAtagaggaggagagaaggcgaaaaaggaaaaagcCCAGGAAGCTGCCGAGATGGCTCGTATAGATGCG GCGGCGGCAGCAGCGTACGCCCACGATACTGCTAGCGGTGCAGTACGCTCATCCTCCCTTGCCTCTTCCTCGGCCTCCCCAgctccctcctcttccacgGCCAAAGCTCGTGACTCTAGACCTAAGGACAAGTTTTCCAATTATTCCACCGCTGCTCAACTCGGTTTTGTCGATCCTGACGCCGAAAAGTCGACATATGAAATTGAACAGGAGATCAAAGGACGGGCAGGCGAGCCTGGACAATGGGAAGAAGTTGTCGCACCTCAACCGCTTACCGAGGCTTATTCGACGAGTATGAATGGCGCGAAAAGGAAcagagaagaggaggacgaagaaggtgaagggTGGAAATTTGAACATAAGGGGAAAAAGCCGGTACATGATCCATATGACGATGATTGGGATCCCTCGTCACTGAAAGGGTTGAAAGTtaaaaagaaagaggaaatgCTTTTCGGAGACAAGAAGATGAAAGTAGGGGGAGAAGTTGTCAAGCAGGAGCCTTCCACGCAAGTTTGGCCACAAGTACAACCGAAAGACGAACCTGGACTGCAGAAGGAAGGCTGGACTGGGAAGATTGAGCTGACGccgaagatgaaggaaagcGGTAAGGTCTTCATACCAGGAGGTGGATGGGTGAAGGTGGAAAGGTCTCTGGCAGGTGGGGTGAAAACAGAAGAATCAGAGACGGCGGAGGATGTTAAGGCTGATGTCGATATGAAGAAGCTAGAGAAAGAGGCTTCAGTTGAAACTACTGCTGTCACCAACGAAGCAATGAAAGAAGAACCGGATCTCAAGCCAGACGTTTCTGCACCTGAACCGACCGCTAGCGGTGAAAGCATGTTTAAAAAGCGACGACCACCACCTTCAAATCGCAAAAGATAG
- a CDS encoding rRNA-processing protein SAS10 (Similar to TIGR gene model, INSD accession AAW47013.1), giving the protein MARKRSGKSGSSAKPSSAPGSKINKMERYEDTLEPGSVDDFMFKRDQIIFNPQDESDDEDINADVGEEVLSLESARRQARQDEYEEEEEEDYSEEEAPIKKRKEKSKDDLSTKGRYGKPIASSDEEDEEESGSSESEDENWGRQYYARPSNRREKEKEGAYLDEKKEEEREMEEREVKRLQKKQRETLGGEDFGFDDLDEVAPPEPRKGVETEEIPTVPTPPISADPVMLLRHLQAHEPLKLALTRDFPLVVQKLQKTSRGIKKMESENPEDGQLHKGLGWLHYQTLLTYATTLSFYIHINSLPPSSRPDIPIIPRLLELKQGLTSLEDLDFDAASVSADPLTLYNPLLDWAEGEDEELKEGKAELIKRMQAVNGEDWEDDADDLWQKEGLEENELEDLLKDADKDKGDIEMLVAKSQKKKKEKKSKKEKKTKKAEDGDLEGFDGLDEFNDLGDLDVLLEDDKPKKKLVKAKKMNVSESSSSAVAFTPLAEPEFFTSKSKSKKPISDESDPLGDPTALTDADASDKTARKRSLAFHTSKINATLARRAEGRANRMGGDEDLPYRDRRKARDDALKRNSVRSEGEDLEEARPEKEKKKRARDQIEDDGEGDLDDDEADGYYELVKRRRKEEKEAKEAEHEAIEEQLLAERAAYDEETTDGPRSITRAIEKNRGLTPRRSKTGRNPRVKKRQAYDKAQKKVASQRSVYKGGQAAYGGEYKGEKTGISKVIKSRKF; this is encoded by the exons ATGGCTAGAAAGAGGTCAGGAAAGTCGGGATCGAGTGCCAAGCCCTCTTCAGCTCCTGGATCAAAGATCAATAAGATGGAGCGGTACGAGGATACCCTGGAACCGGGAAGTGTTGACGACT TCATGTTCAAGCGTGACCAAATTATCTTCAACCCTCAGGATGAGTCCGACGATGAAGATATCAATGCCGACGTCGGTGAAGAAGTTTTGAGTCTCGAATCAGCTCGTCGTCAAGCTCGTCAAGATGAGtatgaagaggaagaggaggaggattATTCCGAAGAGGAAGCCCCAATTAAGAAGCGGAAGGAAAAATCCAAGGACGATCTGTCAACCAAGGGTCGATATGGCAAGCCCATCGCCTCGTccgatgaagaagatgaggaagaatCAGGATCCTCCGAAAGCGAAGACGAGAACTGGGGTAGACAGTACTATGCGAGGCCAAGTAACAGAcgagagaaagaaaaagaaggcGCTTATTtggatgagaagaaggaagaagaaagggagatggaggaaagagaggtGAAGAGGTTGCAGAAAAAGCAAAGGGAGACACTAGGCGGTGAAGACTTTGGTTTCGATGATCTTGATGAGGTTGC CCCCCCGGAGCCTAGGAAAGGAGTTGAAACTGAGGAGATACCAACCGTTCCTACACCGCCGATTTCAGCCGACCCTGTTATGCTTCTCCGCCATCTTCAAGCTCATGAACCTCTCAAGCTAGCTCTCACAAGAGACTTCCCTCTTGTTGTGCAGAAGCTTCAGAAGACTTCTCGAGGAATCAAGAAGATGGAGTCTGAAAACCCAGAGGACGGGCAGTTACATAAGGGTCTGGGATGGTTACACTATC AAACGCTTTTGACGTACGCCACCACACTTTCATTTTACATCCACATCAattctcttcctccttcaTCTCGACCCGACATTCCTATCATCCCCCGTCTTCTCGAACTCAAGCAAGGGCTCACTTCTCTCGAAGACCTCGACTTTGACGCTGCCTCTGTCTCAGCCGACCCCCTTACACTCTATAACCCTCTTCTCGACTGGGCTGAAGGcgaggatgaagagctTAAGGAAGGCAAGGCTGAGCTCATTAAGAGGATGCAAGCTGTGAATGGCGAGGATTGGGAGGATGACGCGGATGACCTTTGGCAGAAGGAAGGTCTTGAGGAGAATGAGTTGGAGGATTTGTTAAAGGATGCGGACAAGGATAAGGGTGACATTGAGATGTTGGTCGCAAAGTCtcaaaagaagaaaaaggagaagaaatccaagaaagaaaagaagacCAAGAAGGCTGAGGACGGTGATCTGGAAGGCTTTGATGGGTTGGACGAATTCAATGACCTCGGTGATCTAGACGTCCTTCTCGAAGATGACAAACCCAAGAAGAAACTCGTGAAGGCCAAGAAGATGAACGTGTCTGAatcttcctcctctgcAGTTGCTTTTACTCCTCTTGCCGAACCCGAATTCTTCACCTCCAAATCTAAATCCAAGAAACCAATCTCTGACGAATCCGATCCTCTTGGTGACCCCACGGCACTTACCGATGCTGACGCTTCTGACAAGACTGCACGCAAGCGCTCTTTGGCATTCCACACTTCCAAGATCAATGCTACTCTCGCACGACGCGCGGAAGGTAGAGCGAACAGGATGGGCGGTGATGAAGACTTGCCGTATAGGGATAGGAGAAAAGCCAGGGACGATGCCCTTAAGCGGAATAGCGTTCGATCAGAAGGTGAAGATTTGGAAGAGGCGCGGccagagaaggagaagaagaagagggcCAGGGATCAgattgaggatgatggagaaggtGATCTCGATGATGACGAAGCAGACGGTTATTATGAATTGGTcaaaagaaggagaaaggaagagaaggaggcCAAAGAAGCTGAGCACGAAGCTATTGAAGAACAATTGCT TGCTGAGCGAGCTGCCTACGATGAGGAAACTACGGATGGTCCTCGAAGCATTACCCGCGCTATTGAGAAAAACCGTGGTCTCACTCCACGACGATCAAAGACCGGTCGAAACCCTCGAGTCAAGAAGAGGCAAGCATACGACAAAGCGCAGAAGAAGGTTGCCAGTCAACGTAGTGTCTACAAGGGTGGTCAGGCGGCGTACGGTGGAGAGTACAAGGGTGAGAAGACCGGTATCTCAAAGGTCATCAAGAGTAGGAAGTTCTAG
- a CDS encoding Integral membrane protein Derlin-2 (DER1-like protein 2), putative (Similar to TIGR gene model, INSD accession AAW47138.1), which produces MAQPIEQWITEIPPVTRAWVAGSIGMSLLVECQVVAPLQLYFSWKAAIINMQVWRFITTFLYFGPVSLDLLFHIFFVMRYSRLLEENSFTNRRADYAWLLFLCASFLLLVSSVATLPFLSSSLAFALVYIWSRRNPSVKMSLFGIITITAPYLPMALVLFTWVFQGGVRAAVPDIVGALAGHTYVFLQDYWPREMWSTTGRPEIQTPGFV; this is translated from the exons ATGGCGCAGCCCATCGAACAATGGATAACCGAAATCCCTCCCGTCACTCGAGCATGGGTAGCTGGCTCTATCGGAATGAGCTTATTAGTG GAGTGCCAAGTCGTAGCGCCGCTACAGTTGTACTTCTCCTGGAAAGCGGCAATAATAAATATGCAG GTCTGGAGATTCATAACAACGTTTTTATATTTTGGGCCGGTGTCGCTTGATCTATTGTTCCATATATTCTTTGT TATGAGATATTCCAGATTACTAGAAGAAAACTCGTTTACTAATCGTCGGGCGGATTATGCGTGGTTATTATTTCTTTGCGCCTCATTTCTTTTG CTCGTGTCCTCTGTTGCAACGCTACCattcctttcctcttccctaGCTTTTGCCCTCGTCTATATCTGGTCAAGACGGAATCCTTCCGTGAAGATGTCTCTGTTTGGCATCATCAC TATCACTGCCCCGTATCTCCCCATGGCCCTCGTCTTATTTACATGGGTATTCCAAGGAGGTGTCAGAGCAGCTGTGCCCGATATT GTTGGAGCACTCGCGGGACACACTTATGTCTTCTTGCAAGATTACTGGCCAAGAGAGATGTGGAGTACAACTGGGAGACCTGAGATCCAGACTCCAGGATTCGTGTAG